Proteins from one Microtus pennsylvanicus isolate mMicPen1 chromosome 7, mMicPen1.hap1, whole genome shotgun sequence genomic window:
- the Tacr2 gene encoding substance-K receptor, producing the protein MGAHAIVTDTSILSGLESNTTGITAFSMPAWQLALWAIAYLALVLVAVMGNATVIWIILAHERMRTVTNYFIINLALADLCMAAFNATFNFVYASHNIWYFGRAFCYFQNLFPITAIFVSIYSMTAIAADRYMAIVHPFQPRLSAPSTKAVIAGIWLVALALASPQCFYSTITVDQGATKCVVAWPNDNGDKMLLLYHLVVFVLIYFLPLVVMFVAYSVIGLTLWKRAVPRHQAHGANLRHLQAKKKFVKAMVLVVLTFAICWLPYHLYFILGSFQEDIYYHKFIQHVYLALFWLAMSSTMYNPIIYCCLNHRFRSGFRLAFRCCPWVTPTEEDRLELTRTPSLSRRVNRCHTKETLFMAADVTHSEATNGQVGSPQDGETAGL; encoded by the exons ATGGGGGCCCATGCCATTGTCACTGACACCAGCATCTTATCTGGCCTCGAGAGCAACACCACGGGCATCACAGCCTTCTCCATGCCTGCCTGGCAGCTGGCGCTGTGGGCCATAGCCTACCTGGCCCTGGTGCTGGTGGCTGTCATGGGCAATGCCACAGTCATCTGGATCATTCTGGCCCATGAGAGAATGCGTACAGTCACCAACTATTTCATCATCAACCTGGCCCTGGCAGACCTCTGCATGGCAGCCTTCAATGCCACCTTCAACTTCGTTTATGCCAGTCACAACATCTGGTACTTCGGTCGCGCCTTCTGCTATTTCCAGAACCTCTTTCCCATCACAGCCATATTCGTCAGCATCTACTCCATGACTGCCATCGCCGCTGACAG GTACATGGCCATCGTTCATCCCTTCCAGCCACGGCTCTCCGCCCCCAGCACCAAGGCGGTTATCGCTGGCATCTGGCTGGTAGCCCTGGCTCTCGCTTCTCCCCAGTGCTTCTACTCCACCATCACCGTGGACCAGGGGGCCACCAAGTGTGTGGTGGCCTGGCCCAATGACAACGGAGACAAGATGCTTCTTCT GTATCATCTGGTAGTGTTTGTCCTCATCTACTTCCTACCCCTCGTGGTGATGTTCGTGGCTTACAGTGTCATTGGCCTCACGCTGTGGAAACGCGCGGTCCCCAGACACCAGGCTCACGGCGCCAACCTGCGCCATCTGCAGGCCAAGAAGAAG TTTGTGAAGGCCATGGTACTGGTGGTGCTGACATTTGCCATCTGCTGGCTGCCCTACCACCTCTACTTCATCCTGGGCAGCTTCCAAGAGGACATCTACTACCACAAGTTCATCCAGCATGTCTACCtggccctcttctggctagccATGAGCTCCACCATGTACAATCCCATCATTTACTGCTGCCTCAACCACAG GTTTCGCTCTGGATTCAGACTGGCTTTCCGGTGCTGCCCCTGGGTCACACCGACGGAGGAAGACCGACTGGAGCTGACTCGCACTCCATCGCTCTCGAGGAGAGTCAACAGGTGTCACACGAAAGAGACCTTGTTCATGGCTGCTGACGTGACCCACTCCGAGGCTACCAACGGGCAGGTTGGGAGTCCCCAAGATGGGGAAACTGCTGGACTCTGA